A stretch of the Chlorobiota bacterium genome encodes the following:
- a CDS encoding SDR family NAD(P)-dependent oxidoreductase codes for MQILVTGGAGFIGSHTSDRLLELGHKVRVLDNLQKPIHLKGKPTYLSNEIEFILGDVRDKETLRKAMKSVDVIYHFAAYQDYLTDFSTFFHVNAVSTALIYEIIVEDKLNIKKVIVASSQFVQGEGIYKDKNGLIVSPTLRLNNQLEKGNWNICDENGNQLEWLWCNENHANPPNAYAMSKFSQEQQALCFGRRYEIPSVALRYSIVQGSRQSFYNAYSGACRIFSLSYFFDKAPTIYEDGLQLRDFVNINDVVDANILVLENDKTNYEVYCVGGGKAYSLIEFCNCVAKAFDKEHILPYIPGEYRFGDTRNACSDISKLKKLGWQPKRSIIDSVNEYKDYLKEQTDLDDILDFAEKTMKKMNIVRKTNF; via the coding sequence ATGCAAATTTTAGTAACAGGTGGAGCTGGATTTATTGGCTCTCATACTTCAGATAGATTACTTGAATTAGGTCATAAAGTAAGAGTTTTAGATAACCTACAAAAACCAATTCACCTAAAAGGAAAACCTACATATTTAAGCAATGAAATCGAGTTCATACTTGGTGATGTTAGAGATAAAGAAACATTACGTAAAGCAATGAAAAGTGTTGATGTTATTTATCATTTTGCTGCTTATCAAGATTATTTAACTGACTTCTCAACTTTTTTTCATGTTAATGCAGTTTCAACTGCTTTGATTTATGAAATAATTGTTGAAGATAAGTTAAATATTAAAAAAGTGATAGTTGCTTCATCACAATTTGTACAAGGTGAAGGAATATATAAAGATAAGAATGGATTGATTGTTTCACCAACATTAAGATTAAATAATCAACTTGAAAAAGGAAATTGGAATATTTGTGATGAAAATGGGAATCAACTTGAATGGTTATGGTGCAATGAAAATCATGCAAACCCACCTAATGCATACGCAATGAGTAAGTTTTCACAAGAACAACAAGCACTTTGTTTTGGCAGGAGGTATGAGATTCCGTCAGTAGCCCTTAGGTACTCTATTGTTCAAGGCTCTAGGCAATCATTTTATAATGCTTACTCTGGTGCTTGTAGGATTTTTTCATTGAGTTATTTTTTTGATAAAGCACCAACTATTTACGAAGATGGATTACAATTAAGAGACTTTGTAAATATTAATGATGTTGTTGATGCTAACATATTAGTCTTGGAAAATGATAAAACTAATTATGAGGTTTATTGCGTTGGTGGAGGAAAAGCTTATTCGTTAATTGAATTCTGTAATTGTGTTGCTAAAGCATTTGATAAAGAACATATCTTACCATATATTCCAGGAGAATACAGATTTGGTGATACTAGAAATGCATGTTCCGATATTTCAAAATTAAAAAAATTAGGATGGCAGCCAAAAAGAAGTATTATTGATTCTGTTAATGAATATAAAGATTACTTAAAAGAACAGACTGATCTAGATGATATTTTAGATTTTGCTGAAAAAACAATGAAGAAAATGAATATAGTTAGAAAAACTAATTTTTAG
- the rpsT gene encoding 30S ribosomal protein S20: MPNHVSSEKRVRQTKTRRTRNRFQRVALRNAIKAFTVAESKEDLLVAEQKATQLLDRYANKGLIHKNLAARKKSQMAHRISAI, translated from the coding sequence ATGCCAAATCACGTTTCATCGGAGAAAAGAGTAAGACAAACGAAGACAAGAAGAACTCGTAATCGTTTTCAAAGAGTTGCATTACGTAATGCAATCAAAGCATTCACAGTTGCTGAATCTAAAGAAGATTTATTAGTTGCTGAGCAAAAAGCAACTCAACTACTAGATCGTTATGCGAACAAAGGTTTAATTCATAAAAATCTAGCTGCTCGTAAAAAGTCACAAATGGCTCATAGAATATCAGCTATTTAA
- a CDS encoding N-acetyltransferase has translation MSFFVHEKALCESTQIGNETRIWAFSHIMKDVKIGEYCNFGDGSFVESGVSIGNRVTVKNGVCIWHGVTIEDDVFLGPNCVFTNDLFPRSRVYLSTDVPTIVKKGTSIGANATIVAGVTLGIYSMIGAGSVVTKDVPDFALVVGNPSKTIGWIGVKCEKLPIKNDGDIFENENGIYQMIDCKINFTTK, from the coding sequence ATGTCATTTTTTGTTCATGAAAAAGCTCTTTGCGAATCAACTCAAATAGGGAACGAAACCCGTATTTGGGCTTTTTCTCATATTATGAAAGATGTTAAAATTGGTGAATACTGTAATTTTGGAGATGGGTCTTTTGTTGAAAGTGGAGTTTCTATAGGAAATAGAGTTACTGTTAAAAATGGAGTTTGCATTTGGCATGGAGTAACTATTGAAGATGATGTTTTCTTAGGACCAAATTGTGTTTTTACAAATGACTTATTCCCTAGAAGTAGAGTTTACCTTAGCACTGACGTTCCAACAATTGTAAAAAAAGGAACTTCCATTGGTGCAAATGCAACAATAGTTGCAGGAGTTACTTTAGGAATTTATTCTATGATTGGAGCTGGTAGTGTTGTTACAAAAGATGTTCCGGATTTTGCTTTAGTTGTTGGTAATCCATCAAAAACTATAGGTTGGATAGGAGTAAAATGTGAGAAACTTCCAATTAAAAATGACGGTGATATTTTTGAAAATGAGAATGGTATTTATCAAATGATAGATTGTAAAATTAATTTTACTACTAAATAA
- a CDS encoding bifunctional homocysteine S-methyltransferase/methylenetetrahydrofolate reductase: protein MNKFLERIIEGVIVTDGSMQSVLSSMGFDETPIEIYNLKNPIIIEKIHFEFINAGAEIIQSNTLFGNTISLSQYKLDDRFYEINRKGVWLARTAAINKAFVAGVVGPVGKFLYPVGQLKPDIVSEAFTSQIHALLDGKCDIIMLKSFIDIDELELAYSAVRKISKDIAIIAQKSFPEDGSVLKTEYPKVIANKLYKEGVVAIGTNGTVGPQRMKEIVKSLYGVTNAILSAQPDIGIPTLIDNVASYNATSEYVAQSCKTLVENGVTIIGADGGCLPEHTKAISMAVKGLKVGKPEIIVKPSILKNNSTLDLELAKSKFQKNIGKKLLVSVELDVPRGLDLNSIFKGAEYLSKNEIDAVNISDGARARLRMSPITISHLVQNKTGMECISHFACRDRNMVGLQSELLSAYTLGVNNILSVTGDPAQIGDYPYATSVYDLDSVGLIRALKRMNLGLDLMNNPIGKKTNFMISCACNPVSDNLEREIYRLENKESEGAEIAFTQPLFEVEDFNNFIENTSHLKIPIMVGIIPLRSPNHAQFLHNEVPGMMIPEKLRKRMQSSSNPAKEGIEIAVEFLTELLSIKNKRIAGIYLMPPFEKYDMAIEIMNRVK from the coding sequence ATGAATAAATTTTTAGAACGTATAATTGAAGGGGTAATAGTTACTGATGGTTCAATGCAATCAGTTTTAAGTTCAATGGGATTTGATGAAACCCCAATTGAAATTTATAATTTAAAAAATCCAATCATTATAGAAAAAATTCATTTTGAGTTTATAAATGCAGGAGCAGAAATTATTCAATCAAACACATTATTTGGAAATACAATTTCTTTGTCTCAATATAAACTTGACGATAGGTTTTATGAGATAAATAGAAAAGGAGTTTGGCTTGCTCGAACAGCAGCGATAAACAAAGCCTTTGTTGCTGGAGTTGTTGGTCCTGTTGGGAAGTTTCTTTATCCAGTAGGGCAGTTAAAACCAGATATTGTTTCAGAAGCATTTACTTCTCAAATTCATGCTTTGTTAGATGGAAAATGTGATATAATTATGTTGAAATCTTTTATTGACATTGATGAACTTGAACTAGCTTACAGTGCTGTAAGAAAAATATCTAAAGATATAGCTATTATAGCTCAAAAATCTTTTCCAGAGGATGGATCAGTTTTAAAAACAGAATATCCAAAAGTAATTGCAAATAAACTATATAAAGAGGGAGTTGTTGCTATTGGTACAAATGGTACTGTTGGTCCTCAAAGAATGAAAGAAATTGTTAAATCGTTGTATGGAGTTACTAACGCAATTCTTTCAGCACAACCAGATATTGGAATCCCAACTTTAATTGATAACGTAGCTTCGTATAATGCAACATCAGAATATGTAGCTCAATCTTGTAAAACATTAGTAGAAAATGGAGTAACTATTATTGGTGCAGATGGAGGTTGTTTACCAGAACATACTAAAGCAATTTCTATGGCAGTAAAAGGTTTAAAAGTAGGCAAACCAGAAATCATAGTAAAGCCAAGTATATTAAAAAATAATAGTACCCTTGATTTAGAATTAGCTAAATCTAAATTTCAAAAAAACATTGGAAAAAAATTACTTGTATCAGTGGAGTTAGATGTTCCAAGAGGATTAGATTTAAATTCTATTTTTAAAGGAGCAGAGTATTTATCTAAAAATGAAATTGATGCAGTTAATATATCAGATGGTGCAAGGGCAAGACTCAGAATGTCACCAATAACAATATCACATCTAGTTCAGAATAAAACTGGAATGGAATGTATTTCTCATTTTGCATGCAGAGATAGAAATATGGTTGGATTACAAAGTGAACTCTTATCTGCTTATACTCTTGGAGTAAATAATATTTTATCAGTAACAGGTGATCCAGCTCAAATAGGAGATTACCCGTACGCAACTAGTGTATATGATTTAGATTCAGTAGGGTTGATTAGAGCATTAAAAAGAATGAATCTTGGCTTAGATTTGATGAATAACCCTATTGGGAAAAAAACAAATTTTATGATTTCATGTGCTTGTAATCCAGTCTCAGATAATTTAGAAAGGGAAATTTACAGATTAGAAAATAAAGAATCTGAAGGAGCTGAAATAGCTTTTACACAACCATTATTTGAAGTTGAAGATTTTAACAATTTCATTGAAAATACTTCACATTTAAAAATACCAATTATGGTTGGTATTATACCTTTAAGAAGCCCTAATCATGCTCAATTTTTGCACAATGAAGTTCCAGGAATGATGATACCAGAAAAGTTAAGAAAAAGGATGCAATCATCTTCTAACCCTGCTAAAGAAGGAATTGAAATTGCAGTTGAATTTTTAACTGAATTATTATCTATAAAAAATAAAAGAATTGCAGGAATATATTTAATGCCACCTTTTGAAAAGTATGATATGGCAATTGAAATTATGAATAGAGTAAAATAA
- a CDS encoding DUF1573 domain-containing protein: protein MNIKFNSIFLVLLFSVILIGCKKEGANTSSNSHGKLEVVGGITHDWGEIKVSTLKDNQLKTSFILKNIGDGDLFIKEVRPGCGCTSAPLTKDLLKPGDTTIVNVTLNTTGKHGQTDKSITITATDPMGISKDSLAKMNDTTKKKFDSTLAKDSSRYDTTLVYSLKANLRRTVTVTPGEYFSLVDPKKGVESSSSVKISNSGDVSFSIISSEVVKAASTPASMSGGSNPPPAPQPKIRLVLVGSKDIAPGKETEIKVFVTPTGVGQISGTVSVKTTSQETPILNLPVYGYVQDKSPQKPVTGSMTPSSSH from the coding sequence ATGAACATTAAATTTAATTCTATTTTCTTAGTACTTTTATTTTCAGTAATTTTAATTGGATGTAAAAAAGAAGGTGCAAATACTTCATCAAATAGCCATGGCAAACTTGAAGTTGTTGGTGGTATTACTCATGATTGGGGTGAGATAAAAGTTTCAACTTTAAAAGACAATCAATTAAAAACATCTTTTATACTTAAAAATATTGGAGATGGAGATTTGTTTATTAAGGAAGTTAGACCAGGTTGTGGCTGTACAAGCGCTCCATTAACTAAGGATCTTCTAAAACCAGGTGATACTACAATTGTAAACGTAACCTTAAATACTACTGGAAAACATGGTCAAACAGATAAATCAATTACTATTACAGCAACTGATCCAATGGGAATTTCAAAAGATTCATTAGCAAAAATGAATGACACAACTAAAAAGAAATTTGATTCAACTTTAGCTAAAGACTCTTCAAGATATGATACAACTCTAGTTTATTCTTTAAAAGCAAATTTAAGAAGAACAGTAACAGTTACTCCTGGAGAATATTTTTCATTAGTTGATCCTAAAAAAGGAGTAGAGAGTTCAAGTTCTGTTAAAATCTCTAACTCAGGTGATGTTTCTTTTTCAATAATTTCTTCAGAAGTTGTTAAGGCTGCTTCAACTCCTGCATCAATGTCTGGTGGTTCAAATCCACCACCAGCTCCTCAACCAAAGATAAGGTTAGTTTTAGTTGGTTCAAAAGATATTGCTCCAGGAAAGGAAACTGAAATAAAAGTATTTGTAACTCCAACTGGAGTTGGACAAATTTCAGGTACAGTTTCAGTAAAAACAACATCACAAGAAACACCAATACTTAATTTACCAGTATATGGTTATGTTCAAGATAAATCGCCACAAAAGCCAGTTACAGGTTCTATGACACCTAGTTCAAGTCATTAA
- a CDS encoding M3 family oligoendopeptidase: protein MDYKHYKQRPESLTAEFIQAEFDILFSKIEEAENYETPEKWISLYLDWNALKSYIGSEGSRIGYEFSKDMSNKKIEDEEEYFREKVSPISSNGSSKILDSFLKSRYKSDVGKKFGEHLIAVLETSVKPLAPINTDLNVKLSSLSNTYNKIVSSGFVTVSGEKVTLPVARSKQASSDPETRKEAFLNHRNWFLNHHDELGKIFHEMVALRHQMALNLGFKNFIELGYLSMGRTDYGPQQAKQFRDSVRKFVVPLQSQMLKKQAQELGTQTLKCWDTEYCPSCTLPVGIAPIENQLDNAEKVFDSLDVKLADYFRKMRNENLIDLENRVGKRSGAFCTSFPDEGRVAILCNSTGDQGDVGTLMHEMGHAFQGWESQPIEAIDLQWPTSDACEIHSMGMEYLALQQLHYFFSEEHRIKFSQGRWREAIGLMTYICIVDEFQHWVYENFNSTMEERDNAWVTIWKIYKPDVDYSMDEKLIYARWYSQLHIIDMPFYYIDYAIAETGAMQLAIQDLKDHKIAMEKYIRLCQIGGTKSVLEIFNDVEFTSPFDENIIKFLMDKAASILHLNAELN from the coding sequence ATGGATTACAAACATTACAAACAAAGACCTGAAAGTTTAACAGCTGAATTTATTCAAGCTGAATTTGATATTTTATTTTCAAAAATTGAGGAAGCAGAAAACTATGAAACCCCTGAAAAATGGATATCATTATATTTAGATTGGAATGCTTTAAAATCATATATTGGAAGTGAAGGAAGCAGAATTGGATATGAGTTTTCTAAAGATATGAGCAATAAAAAAATTGAGGATGAAGAAGAATATTTTCGTGAAAAAGTTTCACCAATTTCAAGTAATGGGAGTTCCAAAATTTTAGATTCATTCCTTAAAAGTAGATATAAGTCTGATGTTGGTAAAAAATTTGGAGAACATTTAATTGCTGTTCTTGAAACATCTGTTAAACCATTAGCACCAATCAATACTGATTTAAATGTTAAACTAAGTTCTCTTTCAAACACGTATAATAAAATTGTTTCATCTGGATTTGTAACTGTTTCTGGTGAAAAAGTTACATTACCAGTAGCACGTTCAAAACAAGCCTCATCAGATCCTGAAACAAGAAAAGAAGCTTTTTTAAACCATAGGAATTGGTTTTTAAATCATCATGATGAATTAGGAAAAATATTTCATGAGATGGTGGCACTTCGTCATCAAATGGCATTGAACCTAGGATTTAAGAACTTTATTGAATTAGGGTATTTAAGCATGGGAAGAACTGATTATGGACCTCAACAAGCAAAACAATTCAGAGATTCTGTGAGAAAATTTGTAGTACCATTACAATCTCAAATGCTTAAAAAGCAAGCACAAGAATTAGGCACTCAAACTTTGAAATGTTGGGATACAGAATATTGTCCTTCTTGTACATTACCAGTTGGGATAGCTCCGATTGAAAATCAACTTGATAACGCAGAAAAAGTTTTCGATTCATTAGATGTTAAATTAGCTGACTATTTTAGAAAAATGAGGAATGAGAATTTGATAGATCTTGAAAATAGAGTAGGTAAAAGATCAGGAGCTTTTTGCACAAGTTTCCCAGATGAAGGAAGAGTTGCAATTTTATGTAATTCAACTGGAGATCAAGGTGATGTAGGAACTTTGATGCATGAGATGGGACACGCATTTCAAGGATGGGAGTCTCAACCAATTGAAGCAATTGATTTGCAATGGCCAACTTCAGATGCATGTGAAATTCATTCAATGGGAATGGAGTATCTAGCTCTGCAACAACTTCATTATTTCTTTTCTGAAGAACATAGAATCAAATTTTCACAAGGTAGATGGAGAGAAGCAATTGGATTAATGACCTACATATGCATAGTAGATGAATTCCAACATTGGGTTTATGAAAATTTTAATTCAACAATGGAAGAAAGAGATAATGCTTGGGTTACTATTTGGAAAATATACAAACCAGACGTTGATTATTCAATGGATGAAAAACTAATTTATGCAAGATGGTATTCACAGCTTCATATCATTGATATGCCATTTTATTATATAGATTATGCAATTGCCGAAACTGGTGCTATGCAACTTGCTATTCAAGATTTAAAAGATCATAAAATAGCTATGGAAAAGTATATTCGTTTATGTCAAATTGGAGGAACTAAAAGTGTATTAGAAATATTTAATGATGTTGAATTTACTTCTCCATTTGATGAAAATATTATTAAATTTTTAATGGATAAAGCAGCCTCTATTTTACATCTTAATGCAGAGTTAAATTAA
- a CDS encoding ABC transporter permease, giving the protein MFLSKKNKSDTNNLITSETVNQNYSSLVKRQFKKNNPAVLAIYFIIVMFFLAIVADFLANNKPLICSYKGSIHSPVIEEYLVDIGIMKYSGDLVNADWKNLKYDWSFFPPIKYQASDIDLGNSFATPGSFESGHYLGTDQLGRDMLSGIIHGARISLTIGFISMSIAATIGIILGSLAGFFGGWVDIIISRIIELFLNFPSFFLIITIVAFLGANIFYVMIILGITGWMGIARLIRGEVLRVRGMEYITAAKSLGFKSSKIILKHVLPNSLAPVMVSVAFGIAGAILTESGLSFLGFGVPATVVTWGSMLNQSRSAPFAWWLAIFPGIMIFLTVISYNLIGDGLRDATDPRLKN; this is encoded by the coding sequence ATGTTCCTTTCTAAAAAGAATAAATCAGATACAAATAATTTAATAACTTCAGAAACTGTAAATCAGAATTATTCATCTTTAGTTAAACGTCAATTCAAAAAGAATAATCCAGCAGTATTAGCAATATATTTTATTATTGTTATGTTTTTTCTAGCAATAGTTGCAGATTTTTTAGCAAATAATAAACCTTTGATTTGTTCATATAAAGGCTCTATACATTCTCCTGTTATTGAAGAATATTTAGTTGATATTGGAATTATGAAATATTCTGGTGATCTTGTTAATGCTGACTGGAAGAATTTAAAATATGATTGGTCATTTTTCCCACCAATAAAATATCAAGCAAGTGATATTGATTTGGGCAACTCTTTCGCAACACCTGGAAGTTTTGAATCTGGTCATTATTTAGGAACCGATCAACTTGGTCGAGATATGTTATCTGGGATAATTCATGGTGCTAGAATTTCATTAACTATAGGATTTATATCAATGTCAATTGCTGCTACAATTGGAATAATTTTGGGTTCATTAGCAGGTTTTTTTGGGGGTTGGGTGGACATTATTATTTCTAGAATAATAGAACTTTTCTTGAATTTCCCTTCATTCTTTTTGATAATTACTATTGTTGCATTCTTAGGAGCAAATATATTTTATGTAATGATTATACTTGGTATAACAGGTTGGATGGGTATTGCAAGATTAATTCGTGGGGAAGTATTAAGAGTTAGAGGTATGGAATATATTACTGCAGCAAAATCCTTAGGCTTTAAATCGAGCAAGATAATATTAAAGCATGTACTTCCAAATTCATTAGCTCCTGTAATGGTTTCGGTTGCATTCGGAATTGCTGGAGCAATATTAACTGAATCAGGATTGTCATTTTTAGGTTTTGGAGTACCTGCCACTGTTGTAACATGGGGTTCTATGCTCAATCAATCTAGATCAGCCCCATTTGCTTGGTGGTTAGCAATTTTCCCTGGAATAATGATTTTTCTTACTGTTATTAGTTATAATTTAATTGGTGATGGCTTAAGAGATGCCACTGATCCAAGATTAAAAAATTGA
- a CDS encoding SRPBCC family protein, producing MNSYKKQIFINAPIEKVFDFHMDTNNLLRITPRDINFKIISMNDISGVGYKVVLEIRKFYFIRSILEVEITDCIKNELMHDIQRKGIFKYWFQKRFFKVENEGTILTDIVEYIPPFGKLGEFLNWLIINRIIKKMFHFRQLKTKEILEN from the coding sequence ATGAATTCATATAAAAAACAAATATTTATAAACGCTCCAATTGAAAAAGTATTTGATTTCCACATGGATACAAATAATTTATTAAGAATTACTCCACGTGATATCAATTTTAAAATTATTAGTATGAATGATATTTCAGGAGTTGGATACAAAGTTGTTTTGGAAATTAGAAAATTTTATTTTATTAGATCTATTCTTGAAGTAGAAATTACTGACTGTATCAAAAATGAGTTAATGCATGATATTCAAAGAAAAGGGATTTTTAAATATTGGTTTCAAAAGAGATTTTTCAAAGTTGAAAATGAAGGGACAATTTTAACTGATATTGTTGAATATATTCCTCCTTTTGGTAAACTAGGAGAATTTCTTAATTGGTTGATTATTAATAGAATTATAAAAAAAATGTTTCATTTTAGACAATTAAAAACTAAAGAAATACTTGAAAATTAA
- a CDS encoding LptF/LptG family permease translates to MIIDRYILKQFANTFFFAILAFLIIYITVDLIENLDNFFDHNAGINIIFKYYLNYIPDIIHLVIPISVLIAGLFTIGKLDSTHELTAIRAGGRSIPRIVLPVLLFSLILSFVMTYFNGWLVPLTNKQRFTIDREYLGRNMLGTQTNISMRVSANTSIIFESFNPNQNIGRNVSVEKFKNVNLNLFDPKVKYNPLLIVERIDADEIKYDSLKKSWILINGVSRNLSDPLKIYSTSFSEKLIPFLKVEPSKLDLSQYKETELTLTELNERIENEKSGGRDVIKLLVEYYSRISFSFAPFIVAFFGIPFSSNQRKSGAAMQIGIGALISAMFLVFSEVTKALCYSGVLIPIIGAWITNLFFLSIGIFNLFRIERN, encoded by the coding sequence GTGATAATAGATAGATATATTCTCAAACAATTTGCTAACACTTTTTTCTTTGCAATATTAGCTTTTTTAATAATATACATTACTGTCGATTTAATTGAAAACCTTGACAATTTTTTTGATCATAATGCAGGAATAAATATTATATTCAAATATTATCTAAATTATATTCCTGATATAATTCATTTAGTAATCCCTATTTCGGTTTTAATTGCAGGTTTATTTACAATTGGTAAATTGGATTCTACCCACGAGCTAACTGCCATAAGAGCTGGAGGAAGAAGCATACCTAGAATTGTTTTACCAGTGTTATTATTTAGTTTAATACTAAGTTTTGTTATGACTTATTTTAATGGATGGTTAGTTCCTTTAACTAACAAACAAAGATTTACTATAGATAGAGAATATCTTGGCAGAAATATGTTAGGTACCCAAACAAATATTTCAATGAGAGTTTCAGCCAACACTTCAATAATTTTTGAATCATTTAATCCAAATCAAAATATTGGTAGAAATGTTTCAGTCGAAAAATTTAAAAATGTTAATTTAAATTTATTTGATCCAAAAGTAAAATATAACCCTTTACTAATTGTTGAAAGAATAGATGCTGATGAAATTAAATATGATTCTTTAAAAAAATCATGGATTTTAATTAATGGAGTTTCAAGGAATTTATCCGATCCATTAAAAATTTATTCTACTAGTTTTTCAGAAAAATTAATTCCATTTTTAAAAGTAGAACCTAGTAAATTAGATTTATCACAGTATAAAGAGACTGAGTTAACTTTAACTGAATTGAATGAAAGAATTGAAAATGAAAAATCTGGAGGAAGGGATGTTATCAAACTTTTAGTAGAATATTATAGTAGAATTTCATTTTCTTTTGCTCCATTTATTGTAGCTTTTTTTGGAATCCCATTCTCATCAAATCAAAGAAAAAGTGGAGCTGCAATGCAAATTGGTATTGGAGCTTTAATTAGTGCAATGTTTCTTGTATTTAGTGAAGTTACAAAAGCATTATGTTATAGCGGAGTTTTAATCCCAATTATTGGAGCTTGGATTACTAATTTGTTTTTTTTAAGTATTGGAATATTTAATCTTTTTAGAATTGAACGAAACTAA
- a CDS encoding glycosyltransferase family 4 protein, with the protein MNILIFNWQCWTNPLAGGAEVHLHEIFKRIVKAGNSVTLFCSNYKGGSVEEVIDGIKIIRRGGRNTFNFIVPFYYFLLFKKQNFSVVLDDINKIPFFTPLFIKKNLASIVHHYFGKSIFLESGLILGNYVFRTENLIGKFYKNVPMFVVSNSTKDESIKRGILENNIYFAPNGIDVKCFRENSFEKTSYPSIGYFGRLKKYKSVQHLISAFIEVKKNIPDSKLVIIGKGDFENELKKQSIESGFIEDIIFTGYVSEELKVEWLNKLWLVVNPSMKEGWGIANVEANACGTPVIVANSPGLKDSVIENFNGLLYEYGDIKRLSELIIEVINNNELRNRLSIGAKKFTDNLSWDNSANSVLKTLNNIF; encoded by the coding sequence ATGAATATATTAATTTTCAATTGGCAATGTTGGACTAACCCATTAGCCGGTGGCGCGGAAGTCCATTTACATGAAATCTTTAAAAGAATTGTTAAAGCCGGAAATAGTGTTACACTCTTTTGTTCTAACTATAAAGGTGGTTCAGTTGAAGAAGTTATTGATGGAATTAAAATTATAAGAAGAGGAGGTAGAAACACTTTTAATTTTATAGTTCCATTTTATTATTTTCTTTTATTTAAGAAACAAAATTTCTCTGTTGTTTTAGACGACATTAATAAAATCCCATTTTTTACACCATTGTTTATCAAGAAGAATCTAGCTAGTATTGTTCACCATTATTTTGGTAAATCAATTTTCCTTGAATCAGGATTAATTTTAGGTAACTATGTTTTTAGAACTGAGAATTTGATTGGTAAATTTTATAAAAATGTACCAATGTTTGTAGTATCCAATTCCACAAAAGATGAAAGTATTAAAAGAGGTATATTAGAAAATAACATTTACTTCGCTCCAAATGGAATTGATGTTAAATGCTTTAGAGAAAACTCTTTTGAAAAAACAAGTTATCCTTCAATAGGATATTTCGGTAGATTAAAAAAATATAAAAGTGTTCAACATTTGATAAGTGCATTTATTGAAGTAAAAAAAAATATTCCTGATTCGAAATTAGTAATTATTGGAAAAGGGGATTTTGAGAATGAGTTAAAAAAACAATCTATAGAAAGTGGTTTTATAGAAGATATAATTTTTACTGGTTATGTATCCGAAGAGTTGAAAGTTGAATGGTTAAATAAACTATGGCTAGTTGTTAACCCTTCAATGAAAGAAGGTTGGGGAATTGCAAATGTGGAAGCAAATGCTTGTGGAACACCTGTAATTGTGGCTAATTCTCCTGGATTAAAAGATTCTGTTATTGAGAATTTTAATGGTCTATTATATGAATATGGGGATATAAAAAGATTATCCGAACTTATTATAGAAGTTATAAATAATAATGAACTAAGAAATAGATTATCAATTGGAGCAAAGAAATTTACTGATAATTTAAGTTGGGATAATTCTGCAAATAGTGTGTTAAAAACTTTGAACAATATATTTTAA